The Clostridia bacterium DNA window TCGGCGGCTTTGGCGCGCCCACCAACGGCGGGCAAAGTGTCCCGAATCGCGCTGACAATCGCGGCAACCGGCTTGCCATCGTCTCCGACTACCATGCCAGCAACACTGGCATTTGTCTGACACAGAGCAGCCGGTAATCCCAAAAATGACAAGGTAATTCCAAGGACTATCGTGGGAATTAAAGTCGATCGCGACACGCAAAGCCTCCTATGGCGCACAGGTACACATATCACCACACGTGGAGTATGACTAACCATATCGACGAGCGTTCTCCCTATGGACCGGCGGCGCATGGTAAGCGCATGCTTGCGGAGGTCGCAATGCGTCGCAACTAATCTCAGTCAGGCGGACAGATCGCCGATAATCCTCTCCACGTTACAGATAATGATTGAACGAATTGTAAAACTTATCATGCCTTGTGTTTGTCGCGCAAGGAGAAACTACGATAAATTAGCGTTACGGGTAGAGGAACGTGTCGTCATTAGTGCGCACCCGCCGTAGTCAAGTCGCGCTCCTGCAGCCAGATCGACGAGATAATGTTGCAGTCGTGGTGTTCCGAATACAGAACAGACACTGTAGTTATACCGAGTTACGCAGACAAAGAGGAAACTGATGCCTACGTCGCTTGTTCCGGAACCGGAACAGCACGGCGGCACACGTCACAATTGTCGACGGTATAAGCCGAAATACGGTATAAGCCGAAATCGAGAGCGTGATCCGTTTTTTACGGATGGATCCCCAATGGTCCGGATTTCACACTGCGGAATTCACCTTATGCCGGCCGTCCTCTACGGCAACTCCACCCGGATCCGCCCGGAGCATCATACCGTGACCAGTTTGGGATCCGCGTAGGATTCCTCTTCTGGCCCACTTCATTGGCAACAACGTATGCAGTACGAGACCGCGCCTAGACGAAGCAACGTCCTGAATTCCTTTTAGCGGCCAGCAAAGGGTGACTGCTCTCATGGCCTCCCTGCTTAGCCGGGAGGTCCTTACGAAGGATTACGAGACGATCTGAATACGGATCGCCTTCCATCCGCAAGGAGAGCGGTTCGAGGTTTCCAACCCCGCCATTCTCAAAATCCCCCTCGCAAGCTGCACGTTGTTAACCTCGGGCGCCGGGCCACCAGATGAATCGCCGAACCCCGCTCAGCAGCAGAGCCGCCGAAGATTTATCGAACATGCAGTGCCTCAGCACGGGTTAGCACCGGATGAAAACGGCAGCGGAACGGTATTTGCGAAGCCCTTTAGATTTCATAAGAGCTACAGGCAGGCTCAAACACAGCTGCTCACGGTTTCGCGTTGACGTGTGCCCAGTTTCGTGCAATAGCCCCGCCCCTGGGGACAGGACTCGCGAGCTTGCGTCAGCCTTTCGCGTCCCTAATTTTGTTTTTTGCGCCGCAAGTTTTCGATTTACCGTCGCTTGCGTGTTCCACTTCCGGAACATTGCGCGGCTATCCGCGTTTTACAAAGGTACTCGTAAGTATCTGTGGCTACAAGGCCTGTTCTGAAGGTGGAACGCAGTAGCTGCAACTACATATGTAGGGCGGGTTGGTGCGAGTGTAATGCTGCCCGCAGATAGCACGGCAAACTCCAACAGGCAAAGCCCAGACGTTACCGCAATAACTCGTATTTTATTGTTGCAGCCGAGCCCTTGGCATGATAGCGTGTTAACTTCGCTGAAATATGGCAGTAATCGGGAGGATTATCGGCGACCTGTCGGTCTGAATGGACTTAGTGCCGGCGCATTGCGAGCGTTCCGTTAAGGAGCGTGCGTAGAACATGCGCCGGTCAATCTAGTCGCTCGCCCACCGACGTCGTTGGCCATACTCCACGTGTAATCAGACGTGTACCTGTGGGTCATCGGAGGCGTTGGTGTCGCGATCGACTATTACCTTAGTGGTAGTTCTTGGAATTGCCGTATCCTTCTTGGGATTACCTGCTGCGCTGTGTCAGACCAGTGCCAGTATCGCTGGTACGGTCGTCGGAGACGACGGAAAGCCGGTTGCTGCTATCGTTAGCGCCATTCGGGACACACTGCCTGCCGTTGGCGGACGCGCCCAAGCCGCCGAGGACGGTGCGTTTCTGATACCCGGCTTGACCGCCGGCGTATATACGATCTGCGCAGCGGTCGAGGATTTGGTGTATCTGGACCCGTGTATCTGGTCCGCGCATCCTTTGACCGTACAGGTTGGGGAGGGCGATGCTGCCACGGGTGCCAGGGTAGTGATGAAGAAAGCAGTCCCACTGCAGGTTCGCTTGGATGATCCGGGCAAGGTTCTGGGGCAAACTATCTCTGGCAAGCAATCCGGGCCCAAGGTGCTGATGGGCGTCTTCACGCCCCGACGTCTCTTCCAACCACTGCAAATGCGGAGCACGGACGCCAAGGGGAGAGATTATCAACTCCTCGTCCCGGCGGACGAAGCCGCAGCTTCCCTCTACGTTGTCGTGCGCGGAGCGACGATTGTCGATCAAGCGGGTGCCGAAGTCGAGCCCAACGGGAAGCATATGCCATTAGTGCGGAGCAAGGATAAGGAACCGAAGGTGGTCAGCCTGACCATCAAGGACTCAAA harbors:
- a CDS encoding carboxypeptidase-like regulatory domain-containing protein — protein: MSRSTITLVVVLGIAVSFLGLPAALCQTSASIAGTVVGDDGKPVAAIVSAIRDTLPAVGGRAQAAEDGAFLIPGLTAGVYTICAAVEDLVYLDPCIWSAHPLTVQVGEGDAATGARVVMKKAVPLQVRLDDPGKVLGQTISGKQSGPKVLMGVFTPRRLFQPLQMRSTDAKGRDYQLLVPADEAAASLYVVVRGATIVDQAGAEVEPNGKHMPLVRSKDKEPKVVSLTIKDSKTP